The Huiozyma naganishii CBS 8797 chromosome 6, complete genome genome includes a window with the following:
- the BNI1 gene encoding formin BNI1 (similar to Saccharomyces cerevisiae BNI1 (YNL271C); ancestral locus Anc_1.82), with protein MLALRHTIYQCIPPLANHSPTRFGLASKTSLFFHSLSLCLIFPIFWAPSVKGILPVRKDRTLCILTTRTNSNQGKPSWKPVAKRRKAQRENMLRNNNSNDKAGSSSSASGSGSGGGGLFSNIKRLAKQSSSASSSKAALARAQQPEAPGVPKPLSKKATMNSQNLSHYTSGVSATSSDGDGGMASPEYTHSRTQSGQTSRFSYTSPSRRSSSDAKLAKYHTAQSSQNSIASQGSLSTLYNRFISPEDGKLRLEMPDDPAEVELLYEDIMYKRNILQNLPTDKQLELMNYDVKKKWLIVKQDLQNERKKLKTKTSSHQQTVQSAPFMNLQDTSSSASLPGQGFHDQQSVVSETSSRVPTTNDAASILSSATPSLRHPSRRKQQYTLTNKQHTVYPANGTAERHASSSSTLASDKTNRLPIHYVKKIIADQLSQDELNDLWVTLRTEQLDWVDAFLDNQGHIAMANVLMKSLYKTSPNVSLSGPLLDKEQSYFKCFKVLSMLAQGLREFTDHRLITDTIARGLFSSRLPTRKMATEIFVCMLETKNQTRFDAVITSLDQNFQIGSNAHMVNNLQKMPDYFIHLNLQSTLKVVQAWLFAIDQTLDGRGKMGSLVGASDEFKRIDGENSVLEYCQWTLVFVNKFCQSSNNLNQRMLLRTKLENAGFLRIMNKMKLLDYEKIRDQIEFYEAGKLDDFNSLLESQNKHANIDMQNPLSLLQNLWDACRGTDSENLLVSLVQHLFLSSTRLIQNNKDPTQLAKQLKLIDSLVTNVGSSVSAVADEETTMSMTIQRLFDSMQTDEVARRAIIESRTLTKKMEELQAEKDRLGDKLSKAEGGLVGELQRDIRERDAILAKNQRVNKQLENELEELKRKTLMEKHEHEVELRKMLTIINSKASPNLAQNPSASVLKSHDPKNKESLLSEQQSKIQKVLQDGLTRTKKDFTNDAKKFGMTVQPNKRLQLLRMKVEDIENEARQLEMTNFADIEKNATPVILTKGTKKKKSKKKLKTAQPDKKQRANQRNENQKIEALNKLRMALTAIQSESNDISKFNVEEHVNELFTERKFKALQRLRDLESKFNGLNTNFNIDDIIASTEKALTATDDGYSLDPRRADNKLDEIERLTNDLSKLHDSMKEQEQATLQSDNSSESSDSESVESDNEGSTVQSDVSEPTVGSGSFLASLSQKYETGQKQPNSPVTVNQKAFMTRLKRSSGAPLYLQELSKKIPQRPAFDESVDKVTLRKSTGDSNANSDGTTAKSLDKDGDDNTEQSTPEGAESIISSNGETSTPEGSADVAGSVPAPPPPPPPPPMPSLLTENKSNSSSPAPPPPPPPPPMTEGIVSRSSSSGAIPPPPPPPQATSAKNSPIPSPLFSQSSIFEKYPRPQKKLKQLHWEKLDSTNNSIWSASKAEKFADDLYEKGVLSNLEKAFAAREVKSLSSKKGDDSKITFLTRDVSQQFGINLHMFGNLSVEELVTKILKCDREVLNSPSVIEFLSKQEVVEVSVNLARNYSPYSTDWEGVKRIEDAKAPEKDPNELQRADQLYMSLMVNLQPYWSSRMRALKVITTYEREYAELLEKLRKVDKAVGSLQQSENLKNVLNVILAVGNYMNDTSKQAQGFKLATLQRLTFIKDTTNSMTFLNYVEKIVRKNYPTFNDFLNELQPVLDVVKISIDQLVSDCQEFSGSVVNVERSIEIGNLSDSSKFHPSDRVLVKVLPVLPEARKKADLLTDEVKLTMLEFNNLMQTYGEDSADKFAKNSFFKKFADFIQEYKKAQVQNVAAEEEEQQYERHKKIVEEQQRQGEEARKRLESASPDATNGEDTTAVDDETKDRRAIMDKLLEQLKNAGTVKADPSSARKRALARRKLLGDKDAASALLHDIDTDDDSLVYSPDTKRQSVGHLIGGSPTPGDKLLGSTPTKELSSPTAGQDDEDVTDRAKALLMELRGGQSSPMKKNAFLDEQRERIRSRRRRNELAGTEPLRGGNKLSFFEAETETSETAHDADNDTTKGQTADASDNLDSNDQLENPSIIEDADK; from the coding sequence ATGCTTGCTCTACGTCACACTATATACCAATGTATTCCACCACTCGCCAACCACTCCCCCACACGCTTTGGCCTTGCTTCAAAAAcgtctctcttctttcactcgctctctctctgtctAATTTTCCCGATATTTTGGGCCCCTTCTGTAAAAGGCATTTTGCCAGTACGTAAAGACAGGACACTCTGCATACTGACAACAAGAACCAACTCAAATCAGGGCAAGCCTAGTTGGAAACCCGTGGCAAAACGGCGGAAGGCTCAGCGGGAAAACATGCTGAGAAATAATAACTCCAACGATAAGGCGGGCTCCTCCTCGTCTGCCAGTGGCAGCGGCAGTGGCGGCGGCGGACTCTTCTCAAACATCAAGAGACTCGCGAAACAGTCCTCCTCCGCATCGAGCAGCAAAGCAGCACTCGCAAGGGCCCAGCAGCCAGAGGCACCGGGGGTACCCAAACCGCTCAGTAAGAAGGCTACCATGAACTCGCAGAACCTGTCGCACTACACGAGCGGCGTCAGTGCAACAAGCAGCGATGGGGATGGTGGTATGGCGTCACCGGAATATACACACTCGCGCACGCAATCGGGACAGACGTCTCGCTTCTCGTATACTTCCCCCTCGAGGAGGTCCTCCTCGGATGCGAAACTGGCTAAATACCACACGGCACAGTCCTCACAGAACAGTATAGCGTCGCAGGGGTCCCTCTCAACGTTGTACAACAGGTTTATCTCACCAGAGGACGGGAAATTGCGTCTAGAAATGCCAGATGACCCGGCAGAAGTCGAATTGCTCTACGAGGATATCATGTACAAGAGGAATATCTTGCAGAACTTACCAACGGATAAACAACTCGAACTGATGAATTACGAcgtcaagaagaaatggcTCATCGTGAAACAGGACCTTCAAAACGAACGGAAAAAACTGAAGACAAAGACATCGTCTCATCAGCAGACTGTGCAGAGTGCACCCTTCATGAACCTTCAGGacacttcttcttcagcttCACTCCCAGGTCAGGGATTTCACGACCAACAATCTGTCGTCTCGGAGACATCGTCAAGGGTACCAACAACAAATGACGCTGCATCGATACTTAGCTCAGCGACACCATCCTTGAGACACCCGTCAAGGAGGAAACAACAGTACACTTTAACAAACAAGCAACACACGGTGTATCCTGCCAATGGTACGGCAGAACGGCATGCAAGCTCATCAAGTACCCTAGCCTCAGATAAAACGAACAGACTCCCCATACACTACGTGAAGAAAATTATAGCGGACCAACTCTCCCAAGACGAACTCAATGATTTGTGGGTCACCCTCAGAACAGAGCAACTCGACTGGGTGGACGCCTTCCTCGATAACCAGGGTCACATCGCAATGGCTAACGTACTTATGAAATCGCTGTACAAGACATCCCCAAACGTTAGCCTCTCGGGGCCACTCCTTGACAAAGAACAGTCGTACTTCAAAtgcttcaaagtgttgtcCATGCTCGCACAGGGGCTCAGAGAGTTCACAGATCACAGACTTATCACAGACACAATCGCAAGGGGGCTCTTCTCCTCGCGGCTGCCCACCAGGAAAATGGCAACTGAGATATTCGTGTGCATGCTCGAAACTAAAAATCAAACGAGGTTCGACGCAGTCATCACCTCGCTGGATCAGAACTTCCAAATAGGAAGCAACGCGCACATGGTCAATAACCTCCAAAAGATGCCAGATTATTTCATACACCTCAACTTGCAGTCCACGCTTAAAGTGGTCCAAGCATGGTTGTTTGCCATCGACCAAACACTCGACGGAAGAGGTAAGATGGGTTCCCTCGTCGGCGCATCGGACGAGTTCAAGAGGATTGACGGGGAAAACTCGGTGCTAGAGTACTGCCAGTGGACACTCGTCTTCGTCAATAAGTTCTGCCAGTCCTCAAATAACCTTAACCAAAGGATGCTCCTCCGGACAAAACTGGAGAACGCAGGGTTCCTCCGCATcatgaacaagatgaagcTGCTCGACTACGAAAAGATTCGCGACCAGATCGAGTTCTACGAAGCGGGGAAACTCGACGATTTCAACTCTCTACTTGAGTCCCAGAACAAACACGCAAACATCGACATGCAAAACCCACTCTCCCTGTTGCAGAACCTATGGGACGCTTGCAGGGGTACAGACAGCGAAAACTTGCTCGTCAGCCTCGTCCAGCACCTCTTCCTCTCCAGCACGCGGCTGATACAGAACAACAAGGACCCGACGCAACTCGCCAAACAGCTGAAATTGATAGACTCCCTGGTCACCAATGTAGGGTCCTCTGTCTCCGCTGTTGCTGACGAGGAAACAACCATGAGCATGACCATACAGAGGCTCTTCGACTCTATGCAGACAGACGAGGTCGCACGGCGTGCCATCATCGAAAGCAGAACTTTgacaaagaaaatggaGGAACTGCAGGCGGAGAAGGACAGACTGGGGGATAAGTTGAGTAAAGCGGAGGGAGGGCTTGTCGGAGAGTTACAGCGCGATATCAGGGAACGAGATGCCATCCTTGCAAAGAACCAAAGAGTCAACAAACAGCTGGAGAACGAACTCgaggagttgaagaggaaaacGTTGATGGAGAAACACGAGCACGAGGTCGAACTTAGAAAGATGCTTACCATCATCAACTCTAAGGCATCTCCAAACCTTGCCCAAAATCCATCCGCCAGCGTTCTCAAATCGCATGACCCAAAGAATAAAGAAAGCTTGTTGTCTGAGCAACAATCAAAGATCCAAAAAGTGTTGCAGGATGGTCTAACCCGTACGAAAAAGGACTTCACAAACGATGCGAAGAAGTTCGGCATGACCGTTCAACCTAACAAAAGACTGCAACTTTTGCGAATGAAGGTAGAGGACatagaaaatgaagcaAGACAACTTGAGATGACAAACTTCGCcgatattgaaaagaatgCAACACCTGTAATTCTTACAAAAGGtaccaagaagaaaaagagtaagaagaagttgaagacCGCACAGCCAGATAAGAAGCAGAGAGCCAACCAACGCAATGAAAATCAAAAGATAGAAGCTCTAAATAAGCTGCGTATGGCGCTCACTGCGATTCAGTCAGAGTCCAACGATATTTCGAAGTTCAACGTGGAAGAACATGTCAACGAACTATTCACGGAAAGAAAGTTCAAGGCACTGCAAAGATTGAGAGACCTGGAAAGCAAATTTAACGGCTTGAACACGAACTTCAATATAGACGATATCATTGCATCTACAGAAAAGGCACTTACTGCAACGGATGACGGATACTCATTGGATCCCAGAAGGGCGGATAACAAATTAGATGAAATAGAGCGTCTGACAAATGACTTATCTAAGTTGCACGATAGCATgaaagagcaagagcagGCCACGCTACAGTCGGATAATTCATCTGAGTCATCGGATTCAGAATCTGTAGAATCAGATAATGAAGGTTCCACTGTCCAAAGTGATGTTTCTGAACCCACAGTTGGCTCTGGGTCGTTTTTGGCAAGCTTGTCGCAAAAGTACGAAACGGGCCAGAAGCAGCCTAACAGCCCGGTGACTGTAAACCAGAAAGCGTTTATGACACGTTTAAAGAGATCATCTGGTGCTCCATTATACTTACAAGAATTGAGCAAGAAAATTCCGCAGAGACCAGCGTTTGATGAATCTGTGGATAAAGTCACATTGCGGAAAAGCACAGGTGACAGCAACGCTAATTCGGACGGAACCACTGCAAAATCACTGGATAAAGACGGAGATGACAATACAGAACAATCTACACCGGAGGGTGCAGAGTCCATAATCTCCTCGAATGGAGAAACTTCGACTCCTGAAGGCAGCGCCGATGTTGCCGGTTCTGTGCctgctcctcctccaccACCTCCACCACCTCCAATGCCCTCACTACTCACGGAAAATAAGTCCAATTCATCAAGTCCCGCTCCGCCACCTCCACCACCGCCTCCTCCAATGACTGAAGGTATCGTTTCCCGTTCTTCTAGTTCTGGTGCGATACCGCCCccacctcctcctccacaGGCTACCTCGGCAAAGAATTCCCCTATTCCATCTCCACTATTTTCTCAGTCGTCTATATTCGAAAAATATCCACGTCcacagaagaaactgaaacagTTGCATTGGGAGAAACTGGATTCCACCAATAATTCTATCTGGAGTGCTAGTAAAGCTGAGAAGTTTGCCGACGATTTGTACGAAAAGGGTGTTTTGTCCAATTTGGAGAAAGCGTTTGCTGCAAGAGAAGTAAAATCATTGAGCTCCAAGAAGGGTGATGATTCCAAAATTACGTTCTTGACCCGCGATGTCTCGCAGCAGTTCGGAATCAACTTACACATGTTTGGTAACTTGTCCGTTGAGGAGCTGGTAACAAAAATCTTGAAGTGTGATAGAGAAGTTTTGAACTCGCCAAGCGTCATTGAATTCCTTTCCAAGCAGGAGGTTGTCGAGGTATCGGTCAATCTAGCAAGAAATTACTCTCCTTATTCGACCGATTGGGAAGGTGTGAAACGTATAGAGGACGCGAAAGCCCCCGAAAAAGATCCAAACGAGCTACAAAGGGCAGACCAACTTTATATGTCACTAATGGTTAACTTACAACCGTACTGGTCTTCTCGTATGAGAGCTTTGAAAGTAATTACAACGTACGAAAGGGAATATGCAGAACTTCTAGAAAAGCTAAGGAAAGTTGACAAAGCTGTGGGTTCATTACAGCAGTcagagaacttgaagaatgtTCTGAACGTCATTCTCGCTGTTGGTAACTACATGAACGATACTTCAAAGCAAGCTCAAGGTTTCAAGTTAGCGACTCTGCAAAGATTAACTTTTATCAAGGACACCACAAACAGCATGACATTTCTCAACTATGTTGAAAAGATTGTCAGGAAGAACTACCCAACTTTCaacgattttttgaatgaaCTACAACCTGTTCTTGACGTTGTAAAAATTTCCATTGACCAATTGGTTTCCGATTGTCAGGAATTTAGTGGCAGCGTTGTTAATGTTGAGAGGTCTATTGAAATAGGTAACTTGAGTGATTCGTCCAAGTTTCATCCATCTGATAGGGTGCTTGTGAAAGTCCTGCCCGTTTTACCTGAGGCTCGAAAAAAGGCTGATTTACTAACCGATGAAGTCAAATTGACCATGCTCGAATTCAATAATTTGATGCAAACGTATGGGGAAGATTCGGCCGATAAGTTTGCCAAAAACTCGTTTTTTAAGAAATTTGCAGACTTTATCCAGGAGTACAAGAAGGCGCAAGTACAAAacgttgctgctgaagaggaggaacaacAGTACGAACGACATAAGAAAAtagttgaagaacaacagcgtcaaggagaagaagccCGTAAGCGGCTGGAGAGTGCTTCGCCGGATGCCACTAACGGAGAGGACACCACTGCTGTTGACGATGAAACAAAGGATAGACGTGCGATCATGGATAAATTGTTGGAACAGTTAAAAAATGCAGGCACGGTGAAAGCGGACCCATCCTCAGCCCGGAAAAGGGCACTGGCGAGAAGGAAGCTGCTTGGGGATAAGGACGCAGCCAGTGCCTTATTGCATGATATCGACACGGACGATGATTCTCTAGTTTACTCTCCGGATACCAAGAGACAGTCTGTAGGCCATCTGATTGGTGGGTCGCCTACCCCAGGTGACAAACTCTTGGGGAGCACACCTACAAAAGAGTTATCCTCTCCGACTGCTGGGcaggatgatgaggatgtCACGGATAGAGCCAAGGCCCTGTTGATGGAACTACGTGGCGGACAGTCTTCTCCTATGAAGAAGAATGCCTTCTTGGACGAACAGCGGGAAAGAATAAGGTCtaggagaagaagaaacgaACTCGCGGGCACAGAACCCCTCCGCGGGGGGAACAAACTGAGTTTCTTCGAAGCCGAAACGGAAACGAGCGAGACAGCCCACGACGCAGATAACGACACAACGAAAGGGCAGACCGCGGATGCATCAGATAATCTTGACTCAAACgaccaattggaaaatCCGTCTATCATAGAGGATGCAGACAAATAG
- the LYP1 gene encoding lysine permease (similar to Saccharomyces cerevisiae LYP1 (YNL268W); ancestral locus Anc_1.84), translating into MGKFRSFIKARAVGDSDDTRSQTSGDGSPYEMEDIVPDEKIRLQKLKHVSTQADVHSVTGSLTRSRLNSRVDDGAESDGSDELEAEVHETKVKRALKQRHIGMIALGGTIGTGLFVGISTPLSVAGPVGSLIAYIFMGTIIYFVTQSLGEMATFIPVTSSITVFSKRFLSPAFGVANGYMYWFNWAITYAVEISVIGQVIQYWTKAVPLAAWIAIFWVLVTLMNFFPVKVYGEVEFWIAFVKVLAIVGYLIYALVIVCGGSHQGPIGFRYWRHPGAFGPGIISKNKNTGKFLGWVASLINAAFTYQGTELVGITAGEAANPRKTVPRAINKVVFRIVLFYIMSLFFIGMLLPYNDKRLSAQDAVIASSPFVISIKNAHTKVLPDIFNAVVMVTVMSAANSNVYVGSRVLYALALTGNAPKQFSYVTRYGVPYLGVVCTASLGLLAFLVVNNNANTAFNWLINISTLAGLCAWLFISLAHIRFMQALKFRGISRDDLPFKAKLMPWGAYYAAFFVTVIIFIQGYQAFCPWDVSTFFTSYISLILLAVLVVGCQLYYRGRFLLKLEDIDIDTDRREIESIVWEDDEPKTLWDKFWAWAA; encoded by the coding sequence ATGGGCAAGTTCAGGAGTTTCATAAAGGCGAGGGCGGTCGGGGACAGCGACGACACGCGGTCGCAGACGAGCGGCGACGGGTCGCCGTACGAGATGGAGGATATCGTGCCCGATGAGAAGATCAGGCTGCAGAAGTTGAAGCATGTGTCGACGCAGGCGGACGTGCACTCGGTCACGGGGTCGCTTACGCGGTCGCGGCTGAACTCGCGCGTCGACGATGGTGCGGAGTCCGATGGGAGTGATGAGCTGGAGGCGGAGGTGCACGAGACGAAGGTGAAGAGAGCTTTGAAACAGAGGCATATTGGGATGATTGCGTTGGGGGGCACGATTGGTACGGGTCTGTTTGTCGGGATATCGACGCCGTTGTCTGTTGCCGGGCCCGTTGGATCCCTCATTGCGTACATTTTCATGGGTACGATTATATACTTCGTCACACAGTCGTTGGGGGAGATGGCCACTTTCATCCCAGTGACGTCGTCCATCACAGTGTTCTCGAAGAGGTTTCTGTCCCCAGCGTTCGGGGTCGCGAACGGGTACATGTACTGGTTCAACTGGGCTATCACGTACGCCGTCGAGATATCGGTCATTGGTCAGGTTATCCAGTATTGGACCAAAGCGGTCCCCCTGGCAGCATGGATCGCTATATTTTGGGTTCTGGTCACACTCATGAACTTCTTCCCAGTGAAAGTTTATGGGGAGGTCGAGTTCTGGATCGCGTTCGTTAAAGTGCTCGCTATCGTCGGCTACTTGATCTATGCACTTGTGATAGTGTGTGGTGGGTCCCACCAGGGGCCCATTGGATTCAGATACTGGAGACACCCTGGTGCTTTCGGGCCCGGGATCAtttccaagaacaaaaacacGGGCAAGTTTCTAGGTTGGGTGGCGTCTCTAATCAACGCTGCGTTCACTTACCAAGGTACAGAACTGGTAGGGATCACGGCAGGTGAGGCGGCCAACCCGCGGAAAACCGTCCCCCGTGCAATCAACAAAGTCGTCTTCAGAATCGTTCTGTTCTACATCAtgtccctcttcttcatcggGATGCTCCTCCCTTACAACGACAAGAGGCTCAGCGCTCAGGATGCAGTCATCGCATCCTCACCTTTCGTCATCTCGATTAAGAACGCCCACACAAAAGTTTTACCAGACATTTTCAACGCAGTAGTCATGGTCACCGTCATGTCCGCGGCCAACTCGAACGTGTACGTTGGGTCCAGGGTCCTATACGCACTAGCACTAACGGGGAATGCCCCCAAGCAGTTCAGCTACGTGACTCGCTACGGGGTCCCCTATTTGGGCGTCGTGTGTACAGCGTCCCTCGGTCTGCTCGCGTTCCTAGTCGTGAACAACAACGCAAACACAGCTTTCAACTGGTTGATCAACATCTCCACTCTTGCCGGGCTATGCGCGTGGTTGTTCATCTCCCTGGCACATATCAGATTCATGCAGGCACTCAAGTTTAGAGGCATCTCAAGGGACGACTTACCCTTCAAGGCAAAACTGATGCCCTGGGGGGCCTACTACGCGGCGTTCTTCGTCACAGTGATCATCTTCATACAGGGGTACCAGGCATTCTGCCCCTGGGACgtgtccactttcttcacCTCATACATCTCGCTCATTTTACTAGCGGTACTGGTCGTAGGTTGCCAACTGTATTACCGTGGCAGATTCCTACTCAAACTGGAGGATATCGACATAGACACGGACAGAAGAGAGATAGAGAGCATCGTGTGGGAGGACGACGAGCCGAAAACTCTGTGGGACAAGTTCTGGGCTTGGGCCGCTTGA
- the PIK1 gene encoding 1-phosphatidylinositol 4-kinase (similar to Saccharomyces cerevisiae PIK1 (YNL267W); ancestral locus Anc_1.85), translated as MPGTATAPVDDALEDQPNVKLLKYINSPQFSLYSCIELLCKHANNVGIHYYLCQKLLTFPHSELQFYIPQLVQVLLTIESESLALEDLLLKLRGENPHFALLTFWQLQALLTDLSTDPASYGFQVARRVLNALQQSLFSISDEEPKVEKMHENVAPALVLSSMMMSCMAFPPLTEYTKPLIESQGKRQKSYVFKLARNAMKDLTKNLTLKNTLLNKALSKSAKRKSLSGSPSFASTGVFTSPAVHSVDLVEGTKSREDVLFRKPKNRVSETTVLDFNMVDDVGNQVYEEKISTSIRLPKRKSKYMDGSFVHRTYEDKAIGENQSTPAALLDDITERGATDTENETDLAEESDGDATERPDLANHTQFTNSMPDLHQAMRVKSMTPLKKVNSEKPSIKRSSTQPESHYDQLRKRENSKDLVAPVDISTLSTTKKIKMLKANYFRCETQFAIALESISQRLAQVPTEARLSALRAELSLMNRDLPAEVDIPTLLPLNKKGKLHRLVLITASEAQVLNSAEKVPYLLLIEYLRDDFDFDPMSETNEAVLRKSSQSNAPLFDLNYLNRKRDNNDFVSLGSPFSVSSGILGENGNSAAQTEQTIATSSIPSSTGEMDLGDMSMIKIKNQTDAEAYRKSAVLQTAGKVPMLPENKTKRSRELDFVSDINDVVTATDGVSRRNSKEAADETDALAEQMRLSSLMLNQLKLMPPELANSSNEIMSDIISSMQQVQDKFGYRDLEAIDSKAGERRLENDMMTGGIDTSYLGEDWQTKKERIRRTSEYGHLENWDLCSVIAKSGDDLRQEAFACQMIQAMAQIWTIENTDIWVKKMKILITSATTGLVETITNAMSVHSIKKSLSNKLLDDKDNKEGRIVTIQDHFICAFGGRDDFRFRRAQDNFASSLAAYSLICYILQVKDRHNGNIMIDNEGHVVHIDFGFMLSNSPGSVGFEAAPFKLTQEYVDLMDGPEGKPYKKFVRLMKSGFKALRKHSSQIVSMCEIMQKDNMQPCFAIGDQTSVQLGQRFHLELKDEEVDDFVENFLIGKSLKSMYTRLYDQFQLITQGIYS; from the coding sequence ATGCCCGGTACTGCTACCGCACCAGTCGACGATGCACTGGAAGACCAGCCGAACGTGAAGCTGCTAAAGTACATCAATTCACCGCAGTTCTCGCTCTACAGTTGCATCGAATTGTTGTGCAAACATGCCAATAACGTCGGGATCCACTACTACCTGTGTCAGAAACTGCTTACGTTCCCACACAGCGAGTTGCAATTCTACATCCCGCAGCTCGTGCAAGTGCTGCTGACCATCGAATCCGAGTCCCTCGCATTGGAGGACTTGCTGCTGAAACTGAGGGGGGAGAACCCACACTTTGCATTGTTGACCTTTTGGCAACTACAGGCGTTGCTGACGGACCTGTCTACAGACCCGGCATCTTACGGATTCCAAGTCGCGCGCAGAGTGCTCAACGCTTTGCAACAGAGCCTGTTTAGCATATCGGACGAGGAACcaaaagtggaaaagaTGCACGAGAACGTCGCACCTGCACTCGTCCTATCCTCCATGATGATGTCATGCATGGCGTTCCCACCACTGACAGAATACACGAAACCGTTGATCGAGTCCCAGGGGAAGAGACAGAAATCGTACGTCTTCAAACTCGCTAGGAACGCAATGAAGGATCTGACAAAGAACCTCACTTTAAAGAACACGTTGCTCAACAAGGCACTGTCCAAGTCCGCAAAGCGGAAGTCTCTGTCCGGGTCCCCCAGTTTTGCATCCACGGGCGTATTTACAAGCCCAGCGGTGCACAGCGTGGACCTCGTGGAGGGCACAAAGTCGAGAGAGGACGTTCTGTTTAGGAAACCTAAGAACAGGGTCAGCGAGACGACGGTGCTTGACTTTAACATGGTCGATGATGTCGGGAATCAAGTGTACGAGGAGAAAATTTCGACGTCCATCAGACTGCCCAAGCGGAAATCGAAGTACATGGACGGATCCTTTGTCCACAGAACGTACGAGGACAAGGCTATAGGGGAGAACCAGTCGACCCCAGCGGCACTATTGGACGACATCACAGAGCGTGGGGCCACAGACACGGAGAATGAGACGGACCTTGCAGAGGAGAGCGACGGGGACGCTACGGAACGGCCAGACTTGGCCAACCACACGCAGTTCACGAACTCAATGCCCGATTTACACCAGGCAATGCGTGTGAAATCTATGACACCATTGAAGAAGGTGAACTCTGAGAAACCCTCGATCAAGAGGTCGAGCACGCAACCGGAGTCACACTATGACCAACTtagaaaaagagaaaactcAAAGGACTTGGTCGCTCCCGTGGACATCTCGACTCTTTCTacgacgaagaagattAAGATGCTCAAGGCCAACTATTTCCGCTGCGAGACCCAGTTTGCCATTGCACTGGAGTCGATCTCACAGAGACTGGCCCAAGTCCCTACTGAGGCTAGACTGAGCGCCCTTCGTGCAGAACTGTCGCTCATGAACAGAGACCTCCCCGCAGAGGTGGACATTCCAACGTTGTTACCtctgaacaagaagggTAAGCTGCACAGGTTGGTGCTGATCACGGCAAGCGAGGCTCAGGTGCTCAATTCTGCAGAGAAGGTGCCATACCTGTTGCTGATCGAGTACTTGAGGGACGATTTCGATTTTGACCCGATGTCAGAGACTAATGAGGCAGTACTGAGGAAAAGCTCGCAGAGCAACGCCCCCCTGTTCGATCTGAACTACTTGAACAGGAAACGGGATAACAATGACTTTGTCTCGCTGGGGAGTCCGTTTTCTGTGTCAAGTGGCATCCTTGGAGAAAACGGAAACAGTGCTGCTCAAACAGAACAGACTATTGCGACATCGTCTATTCCTAGTTCGACGGGGGAAATGGATCTCGGAGACATGTCCATGATCAAAATTAAAAACCAAACGGATGCAGAAGCGTACAGGAAATCTGCTGTCTTACAAACGGCAGGGAAAGTGCCCATGCTCCCAGAAAACAAGACCAAGAGATCCAGGGAATTAGATTTTGTTTCCGACATCAATGACGTGGTCACCGCCACAGATGGCGTCAGTCGACGAAACTCAAAGGAGGCTGCTGATGAGACGGACGCGCTTGCGGAACAAATGCGGCTGTCGTCGCTGATGCTAAACCAGCTGAAGTTGATGCCACCAGAGCTCGCCAATTCTTCCAACGAAATTATGAGCGACATCATCTCGTCCATGCAGCAAGTTCAGGATAAGTTTGGGTACCGCGACCTTGAGGCCATTGATAGTAAAGCTGGTGAACGTCGGTTGGAGAACGATATGATGACCGGTGGTATTGACACCTCATACTTGGGGGAGGACTGGCAAACTAAGAAGGAACGGATCAGAAGAACATCTGAATACGGCCACCTGGAAAACTGGGACCTATGTTCCGTCATTGCGAAATCAGGTGACGATCTGAGACAGGAAGCGTTTGCGTGTCAAATGATCCAGGCGATGGCACAAATATGGACCATAGAGAACACCGATATATGggtcaaaaaaatgaagatTCTGATAACGAGTGCCACGACGGGTTTAGTGGAGACCATCACGAACGCGATGTCGGTGCACAGTATCAAGAAGTCTTTGAGCAACAAGCTCCTGGACGATAAGGACAATAAGGAAGGTAGGATTGTGACGATCCAGGACCATTTCATCTGTGCGTTTGGTGGTAGGGACGACTTTAGGTTTCGGAGAGCGCAGGACAACTTTGCGTCCTCACTGGCAGCGTACTCGCTAATATGTTACATTTTGCAAGTGAAGGATAGACATAACGGTAACATCATGATTGATAACGAGGGCCACGTTGTACATATAGATTTCGGGTTCATGCTGTCGAACTCGCCCGGGTCCGTTGGGTTCGAGGCTGCGCCTTTCAAGCTGACGCAGGAGTACGTTGATTTGATGGATGGTCCAGAGGGCAAACCATACAAGAAATTCGTCCGGCTGATGAAAAGCGGATTCAAAGCGCTACGGAAGCACTCTAGTCAAATAGTGTCCATGTGTGAAATCATGCAGAAGGACAACATGCAGCCGTgctttgcaattggagaCCAGACGAGCGTGCAGTTGGGGCAGCGTTTCCATTTGGAGttgaaggatgaggaggTCGACGACTTTGTCGAGAACTTTTTGATAGGGAAGTCGCTGAAGAGTATGTACACCAGGCTGTACGATCAATTCCAGCTGATCACCCAAGGGATATACAGTTGA